Proteins encoded in a region of the Mycolicibacterium chitae genome:
- a CDS encoding DoxX family protein, whose translation MVPQLTLIVVTLAARAGGWLGWDYTDNWPAAVAVGLAAMFLVTGIAHFAPPLRADMIAIVPPRLPHPALLVTLTGVLELVGAVGLLIPTTRPAAALCLFLLMVAMFPANVHAARMANAPKSMHSRLGARTGVEVVFLAAAAVVVVGSL comes from the coding sequence ATGGTTCCGCAACTCACACTCATCGTCGTCACGTTGGCCGCGCGGGCAGGCGGGTGGCTCGGCTGGGACTACACCGACAACTGGCCCGCGGCCGTCGCCGTCGGCCTGGCGGCGATGTTCTTGGTCACCGGCATCGCGCACTTCGCGCCGCCGCTGCGGGCCGACATGATCGCGATCGTCCCGCCGCGGCTTCCGCACCCGGCATTGCTGGTGACGCTCACCGGCGTGCTCGAGTTGGTGGGCGCGGTGGGTCTGCTGATCCCGACCACCCGGCCGGCCGCGGCGCTGTGCCTGTTCCTGTTGATGGTCGCGATGTTCCCGGCCAACGTCCATGCGGCCCGGATGGCCAACGCGCCGAAGTCCATGCACTCGCGGTTGGGTGCCCGCACCGGCGTCGAGGTCGTCTTCCTGGCGGCCGCAGCGGTAGTGGTCGTCGGCAGCCTCTGA
- a CDS encoding alpha/beta fold hydrolase has translation MSVVHHRAVTVDGYEIFYREAGPADAPAVVLLHGYPTSSFMFRELIPLLAGDYHVIAPDHLGFGRSDAPGVGEFDYTFEALARLTSGLLDHLGLERYALYVHDYGAPIGWRLALEHPERITAVVTQNGNGYEDGFVESFWEGIWAYGANPGPDTEPAVRVALSLDAIRWQYVHGVSDPSTVSPDTWEHDFALVSREGNDEVQLALFRDYRNNRPLYPLLHEFLRTNEVPVLAVWGRNDEIFAPAGAQAFARDAKDAEVHLIDGGHFLLESHLDVVAGHVRGFLGRVLG, from the coding sequence ATGAGCGTCGTACATCACCGGGCCGTCACTGTCGACGGCTACGAGATCTTCTATCGCGAAGCCGGACCAGCGGATGCTCCCGCGGTCGTCCTGCTGCACGGCTACCCGACCAGCTCGTTCATGTTCCGTGAACTCATCCCCTTGCTGGCCGGCGACTACCACGTAATCGCACCCGACCACCTCGGGTTCGGCCGCTCCGATGCTCCGGGTGTGGGAGAGTTCGACTACACCTTCGAGGCCCTCGCCCGGCTCACGTCCGGGCTGCTCGATCACCTTGGCCTGGAGCGCTATGCCCTGTATGTCCACGACTACGGCGCGCCCATAGGGTGGCGGCTCGCGCTCGAACATCCCGAACGGATCACCGCCGTTGTCACACAGAACGGCAACGGCTACGAGGACGGTTTCGTCGAATCGTTCTGGGAAGGCATCTGGGCATACGGCGCCAATCCCGGTCCCGACACCGAACCCGCCGTCCGGGTCGCGCTGAGCCTCGACGCCATCCGCTGGCAGTACGTGCACGGCGTATCCGACCCGAGCACAGTCAGCCCGGACACCTGGGAGCACGACTTCGCTCTTGTTTCCCGAGAGGGCAATGACGAAGTGCAATTGGCCTTGTTCCGCGACTACCGCAACAACCGCCCGCTCTACCCGCTGCTGCATGAATTCCTGCGCACCAATGAGGTTCCGGTACTCGCGGTGTGGGGTCGCAACGACGAAATCTTCGCCCCCGCGGGTGCGCAAGCCTTCGCTCGCGACGCCAAAGACGCGGAGGTGCACCTGATCGATGGCGGGCACTTCCTGCTGGAGAGTCACCTCGACGTCGTTGCGGGCCATGTGCGCGGTTTCCTCGGCCGAGTGCTCGGCTGA
- a CDS encoding TetR/AcrR family transcriptional regulator produces MSKQKVNYHHGDLRAVILASAARLVAERGVDAVSLRELARQAGVSHAAPAHHFTDRRGLFTALATGGYRLLATALTDARPRFVDAATAYVRFAIDHPGHYAVMFDHSLLDMADTELDAAQSAAGAELARGVATLADPHAVADPTGAELAAWSLVHGFATLWLNNAVPPEFRDVDPVVSTERIANMLFDG; encoded by the coding sequence ATGTCAAAGCAGAAGGTGAATTACCACCACGGTGACCTGCGGGCGGTGATCCTGGCCTCGGCCGCGCGTCTCGTGGCCGAGCGGGGTGTCGACGCGGTATCGCTGCGCGAGCTGGCCCGCCAGGCGGGGGTCTCGCACGCTGCGCCCGCACATCACTTCACCGACCGGCGGGGGTTGTTCACGGCGTTGGCCACTGGCGGCTACCGCCTGCTCGCCACCGCCCTAACTGACGCCCGCCCGCGATTTGTCGACGCCGCCACCGCATACGTCCGATTCGCGATCGACCATCCCGGCCACTACGCGGTCATGTTCGATCACTCGTTACTCGATATGGCCGACACCGAGCTGGACGCAGCCCAGAGTGCGGCCGGGGCTGAACTCGCCCGGGGGGTGGCCACTCTCGCCGACCCGCATGCCGTGGCCGACCCAACCGGCGCAGAATTGGCCGCATGGTCACTGGTGCACGGATTCGCGACGCTTTGGCTCAACAACGCGGTGCCACCTGAATTCCGTGATGTCGATCCGGTCGTCTCGACCGAGCGGATCGCCAACATGCTATTCGACGGTTAG
- a CDS encoding class I SAM-dependent methyltransferase — protein sequence MTAAERAAESARPDRLFDDPLAALLAGEVGRELAAHFSRTTPFDNPTVAVRTRFFDDALIALVADPAAGEQIVLLAAGMDTRAYRLGFPPRTTLYEVDHPEVLGLKAALLADVGANSAVPSCALRPVGADLTHDWPRALQDVGLNPSRPICWLIEGLTPYLTAAEVDQLLDRITALSAPGSHLVIDFLGQSLLDHPALQPMLESFAEHRMAWVFGTEEPEELLTERGWQAQVTSVGAMGTELGRWPFPDAPRGTPGVPQGYFVRAWR from the coding sequence ATGACCGCAGCGGAGCGGGCCGCCGAGTCCGCCCGCCCGGATCGGCTCTTCGATGACCCGTTGGCCGCGCTCCTAGCCGGCGAGGTGGGACGAGAGTTGGCTGCTCACTTCAGTAGGACGACTCCCTTCGACAACCCCACCGTGGCGGTACGCACCAGGTTCTTCGACGACGCCCTGATTGCGCTGGTCGCCGACCCTGCGGCCGGCGAGCAGATCGTGTTGCTGGCGGCGGGCATGGACACTCGCGCCTACCGACTGGGTTTCCCACCGAGAACCACCCTGTACGAGGTGGATCACCCAGAGGTGCTCGGCCTCAAAGCGGCTCTGCTTGCGGATGTGGGCGCAAACAGCGCGGTGCCGAGCTGTGCGCTTCGACCGGTGGGCGCGGACCTGACGCACGACTGGCCGAGGGCCCTGCAGGATGTCGGCTTGAACCCGAGCCGGCCGATCTGCTGGCTGATCGAGGGGCTCACCCCATATCTCACCGCCGCCGAGGTTGACCAGCTGCTGGACCGGATCACTGCACTTTCGGCGCCGGGAAGCCACCTGGTCATCGACTTCCTCGGCCAGTCCCTGCTGGATCACCCCGCTCTACAACCCATGCTCGAAAGCTTCGCCGAGCACCGAATGGCCTGGGTCTTCGGCACCGAAGAGCCCGAAGAACTGCTCACCGAGCGGGGCTGGCAAGCGCAGGTCACCAGCGTCGGCGCAATGGGCACCGAGCTGGGTCGCTGGCCGTTTCCCGATGCTCCCCGCGGAACCCCGGGGGTGCCGCAGGGTTACTTTGTCCGCGCGTGGCGGTGA
- a CDS encoding MFS transporter, with translation MQRSFYSLIASGCALIACCYGFARFGYGLFAPVLADEFGLSSTTVGVIAAGGYVGYCAAISLSAMLTTRLGPRAVAVGAGVVATLGMTMIALSPTAGVLAVGVLVAGTSTGIASPPLAAAISQRILGAAGDRAQTIVNAGTGIGVLASGPIAFVFFDHWRFAWGWYAVIAAATTTWVFFTVGGTVTSTVRTAPARRWRTGSTGLVTASLLTGIGSITVWSFGRGVIGTAGPAGDAVASIAWTVLGAAGIAGALGGDLTGRVGPRRAWMGTTLAMSAATIGLALAPSNTVVIMMSASVFGAAYIGLTGLLLLWSTRVYPDSTSLGVGLSFFMIAFGQAMGAALAGSSIDAFGATTTFVLFAMAGATAAAVRPAAPAGNCPMAPTARGRQHLRKDPYIPSRRTGPS, from the coding sequence GTGCAACGATCGTTCTACTCGCTCATCGCGTCGGGTTGTGCCCTGATCGCGTGTTGCTACGGGTTCGCCCGGTTCGGATACGGATTGTTCGCGCCGGTGCTCGCAGACGAGTTCGGCCTAAGTTCGACGACGGTCGGCGTTATCGCGGCCGGCGGCTATGTCGGCTACTGCGCCGCGATCAGCCTCAGCGCAATGCTGACCACGCGCCTCGGTCCGCGTGCTGTAGCGGTCGGTGCCGGCGTGGTCGCGACGCTGGGGATGACGATGATCGCCCTATCGCCGACGGCGGGGGTCCTCGCCGTCGGGGTCCTGGTCGCCGGAACCAGTACCGGTATCGCGTCACCGCCGCTGGCCGCGGCCATCTCGCAACGGATACTCGGCGCCGCCGGGGACCGCGCACAGACCATCGTCAACGCCGGCACCGGAATCGGGGTACTCGCCTCCGGCCCCATCGCTTTCGTCTTCTTCGACCACTGGCGGTTCGCCTGGGGCTGGTACGCCGTCATCGCCGCCGCCACGACGACGTGGGTGTTCTTCACCGTCGGCGGGACGGTGACATCCACCGTGCGCACAGCGCCCGCCCGCCGCTGGCGAACAGGGAGCACCGGCCTGGTGACGGCATCGCTGCTCACCGGTATCGGCAGCATCACGGTGTGGAGTTTCGGCCGGGGCGTGATCGGCACGGCTGGGCCCGCCGGCGACGCTGTGGCGTCGATCGCATGGACGGTGCTGGGTGCCGCGGGAATCGCGGGCGCCCTTGGGGGCGACCTCACCGGGCGCGTCGGCCCCCGGCGGGCTTGGATGGGCACAACTCTCGCCATGTCCGCGGCGACCATCGGCCTGGCACTCGCACCGTCAAACACGGTCGTGATCATGATGTCTGCAAGCGTCTTCGGCGCGGCCTACATCGGACTCACGGGGCTCCTGCTGCTATGGAGCACCCGGGTCTACCCTGATTCGACATCCCTTGGAGTTGGGTTGTCTTTCTTCATGATTGCGTTCGGTCAGGCCATGGGCGCAGCCCTTGCGGGAAGTTCGATCGACGCGTTTGGGGCCACCACCACGTTCGTCCTATTCGCGATGGCGGGAGCGACAGCGGCGGCGGTGCGTCCCGCTGCGCCCGCTGGCAACTGCCCCATGGCACCGACGGCGCGCGGCAGGCAGCACCTCAGGAAGGATCCATACATACCATCAAGACGAACCGGTCCGTCTTGA
- a CDS encoding glutamate synthase-related protein: MTMAPEARTGVQVAALSDLPDNAPFAVVAAGVDVVLVRRGADVAALYGRCAHRGALLADGHVDGNALVCDLHGWRYNVDSGVSPVNPAVALATFPAWVRDGAVYVDRSAIAEFARANPQPDRDDGYQGRWIQPADTAEERFNTQIHELATHGLSRSGEHGPSAAMGVSRAELPSWDSIQLVTAQLARLPLLDEEPVSTETVIGPGAKRPLVLDIPLFVSDMSFGALSQEAKTALAAGAELAGTGICSGEGGMLPEEQQENSRYLYELASGRFGWSFEHLKKVQAFHFKGGQGAKTGTGGHLPGTKVVGRIAEVRGLPPGTAAISPARFPQWSSLAEYKDFAAQVRDASGGIPVGYKLSAQHIERDLDAALEIGVDYVILDGRGGGTGSAPTIFRDNISVPTIPALARARRHLDRSQSRATLAITGGIRTPADMVKALGLGADAIGIANSAIQAIGCVGMRACHTNTCPAGIATQDPRLRARLPVRPAAERLDRYLRSAVELMVVLARACGHRRLADFTLDDLTTFDRDFAYLSGVPYAGVTPL, encoded by the coding sequence ATGACGATGGCACCAGAAGCGAGAACCGGCGTGCAGGTGGCGGCCCTGTCCGACCTGCCCGACAACGCTCCGTTCGCGGTGGTCGCCGCGGGTGTGGACGTTGTGCTCGTCCGGCGCGGTGCGGATGTCGCTGCGCTGTACGGGCGTTGCGCGCATCGAGGCGCGCTGCTGGCCGACGGGCACGTCGACGGCAATGCCCTCGTGTGCGACCTGCATGGCTGGCGTTACAACGTCGACTCCGGCGTCTCGCCGGTCAACCCCGCGGTGGCGTTGGCGACGTTTCCGGCCTGGGTCCGCGACGGCGCCGTATATGTAGATCGATCCGCGATCGCCGAGTTCGCCCGGGCCAATCCGCAACCCGACCGCGACGACGGCTATCAGGGCCGGTGGATCCAGCCCGCCGACACCGCGGAAGAGCGGTTCAACACCCAGATCCATGAGCTTGCCACCCACGGCCTGAGCAGGTCCGGTGAGCATGGACCTTCTGCGGCGATGGGTGTCTCGCGCGCCGAGTTGCCCTCATGGGATTCGATCCAACTGGTCACCGCACAGCTGGCGCGACTACCGCTCCTCGATGAGGAGCCGGTCAGCACCGAAACCGTCATCGGCCCGGGGGCCAAACGTCCACTGGTGCTCGACATTCCGCTCTTCGTCAGCGATATGAGCTTCGGGGCGTTGTCCCAGGAGGCCAAAACGGCCCTTGCGGCCGGTGCGGAACTGGCCGGAACGGGGATCTGCTCGGGCGAGGGCGGCATGCTTCCCGAAGAACAACAGGAGAATTCGAGGTACCTCTACGAACTGGCCTCCGGCCGGTTCGGGTGGAGTTTCGAACATCTGAAGAAGGTCCAGGCGTTTCACTTCAAAGGCGGGCAGGGCGCCAAAACGGGCACCGGCGGCCACCTTCCCGGGACCAAAGTGGTGGGAAGGATCGCCGAAGTGCGGGGCCTGCCGCCGGGCACCGCAGCGATCTCTCCGGCCCGGTTTCCCCAGTGGTCCTCGCTGGCGGAGTACAAGGACTTCGCCGCGCAGGTCCGCGACGCCTCGGGCGGCATCCCGGTGGGCTACAAGCTCAGCGCCCAGCACATCGAACGCGATCTCGATGCCGCACTCGAGATCGGGGTCGATTACGTCATCCTCGACGGCCGCGGCGGCGGAACCGGTTCCGCACCAACAATTTTCCGTGACAACATCTCGGTACCCACCATTCCGGCACTGGCCCGGGCCCGGCGACACCTGGACCGCAGTCAGAGCCGGGCCACGCTGGCCATCACCGGCGGCATCCGCACCCCCGCCGACATGGTCAAAGCCCTGGGTCTGGGGGCCGACGCGATCGGCATCGCCAACAGCGCGATTCAGGCCATCGGTTGCGTGGGCATGCGGGCCTGCCACACCAACACGTGCCCGGCGGGCATCGCCACCCAAGACCCCCGCCTGCGCGCTCGGCTGCCGGTGCGGCCCGCCGCCGAGCGGTTGGACCGGTACCTGCGCTCCGCGGTGGAGTTGATGGTGGTGCTCGCCCGGGCTTGCGGGCACCGGCGCCTCGCTGATTTCACCCTCGATGACCTGACGACGTTCGACCGCGACTTCGCCTACCTCAGCGGAGTCCCCTACGCAGGAGTGACGCCGCTGTGA
- a CDS encoding TetR/AcrR family transcriptional regulator has product MTYAVIVMSIRQPARARLLRAADELFYANGIAATGVDAVIEKAGVAIGSLYKNFAGKDGLIAAYLSERDQRFRALWESHINAVPRPVDRLLAIFDATEEWAHQAEVQRGCAHVAAAAQLPDGHAGVGAAAEHKRYVITRLTALAGDAGLSDPGSAACDIALVYDGTLSVLAIGVDTAPIERGRRLAGFVIDRHLSSRS; this is encoded by the coding sequence TTGACCTATGCTGTCATCGTGATGTCAATTCGGCAACCCGCCCGGGCGCGACTCCTGCGTGCCGCTGATGAACTGTTCTACGCCAACGGAATTGCGGCCACCGGTGTCGATGCCGTCATCGAGAAGGCCGGCGTTGCGATCGGATCGCTCTACAAGAACTTCGCCGGTAAGGACGGTCTGATCGCCGCATATCTCTCCGAGCGCGACCAACGGTTCCGCGCGCTTTGGGAGTCGCACATCAACGCGGTACCGAGGCCGGTAGACCGACTGCTGGCGATCTTCGACGCTACGGAGGAATGGGCACATCAGGCCGAGGTGCAGCGCGGGTGTGCCCATGTGGCGGCCGCGGCCCAACTGCCGGATGGCCACGCCGGCGTCGGCGCAGCCGCCGAGCACAAGCGTTATGTCATCACTCGACTCACGGCCCTGGCCGGAGATGCCGGACTCAGTGATCCTGGCAGTGCGGCATGCGATATTGCACTCGTCTACGACGGAACGCTCAGCGTGCTGGCCATCGGCGTCGACACGGCGCCCATCGAACGGGGCAGGCGTTTGGCGGGATTCGTCATCGACCGTCACCTGAGTAGCAGGAGCTGA